From Candidatus Xianfuyuplasma coldseepsis:
GTACCATCAGCACTAAAAAGAGGAATGGAGGTTCCTAATCCGATGGCGGAATAGATGTTATCGTTGGACAGGGCTGCGAGATCGATGTCACCATCAATATCGCCTTCCTCTTCTAAAATGATGGGTTCGATGACATCATCCAGTCCAGGACGGAATATAAAGACTTCATCGGATGGTTCACCATTATAGTAACTACCGTATTCGTTTCCATCGACATTCTGGTTGACTCGGTATACCAATAATCCTGAGTCGGGTAAATTGCTTTCATAGCGTCCGTCTTGAAGCCGATACTCCAGATAAATCCATTCGTTTTCAAATCCGGTATACAGCCGCATTAAATGTTCGCCTTCCCCGAGGGGATATAAGGTATACGTACCGGAATCACTAATCGTCTGTGTCTCATCGAGCCACAGACCATATTCTTCTTTCATATAACCGAGCATATGGGAGGGAATATCACCTTGATATTGCATTAACCCCCAGTATCCAACGGGTACGACATCTAAGTAATAGTAGTAGTGATATAAATCGGGTGCACCGAGTAAATGAAAGGTTTCATGGGCTAAAATACCCACCGTTACCTGGTAATCGTATGTTGTGGAATTCCCCAATAACTCAAATGTATAGTAATACGCATGTACACCGTTGATGGTTGGTGCACTTGCAGAAAAGTTCCCTTCTGAGCCAAAACTGTATAACTCCCACTTATGCGGCCACAACAAACTATTCCAACCATTGTCTTCCCCGGATACCATAAACGTAATGCTATCAATCATACCATCGTTATTGACATCGAGATTCACACTTTCATCAAACCAGTTTTCAGCATCGGCATAATCGACAGCTCGTTTGAGTAAGTTGTGCTCACGACTAGCTGATTCATTCTCCGAATAACCATCGGGATTGGTGGTTTCATCATAGGGTTCATAGTAGGACCGATCGTAGATATCGGTATAGTATAGGATTGTCCCGTTATCATTGGGGATAATACTATCGATTGTCAGTTGTCCATACGATGCTTCGAGGTAATAATCACGGAGGGATTCTACCCCTACCCCATTCAGCATTTCTTCGTAGTGATTATAGGTATAAGGTGCACTGTAGGTTTGTTCATCGTTAAAGCGTATAAAAATAACAACGTTATTGAAATGCGCTTGATTGGATAACGTTGCTGCAGAGAGAGTTGTAAACGATGATATCAGTAATAATAGTAATACTACATGCTTCCATAATTTCTTCATATGTACCGACCTCCAGTGTCCATATTATACCATTATTTTGTGTGAATCTTGTGAACTTTACATTTAAAATCACAAAAGATATATTGTATCGAAAGATAACGAATTTTGCGGTGAAGAGATTTGTAAAATGGAGTACATAAACTTTCATTATTGAAAAGTATCTACACTACTTGACAAATTCATCAATTAACTTTAAAATAAATTGAACGATTAAATTAGTTGAAAGATGTGAGATGATAGAATGAAGGACAGAATTTATTTAAAAACCGAAAAGGAACTAAAAACTGTCTATGATCCTTATCGCATGAAAATCATTGAAACCTATTTCAAGGAAAAAACACCACGGACCGCAACCCAAATTGCTGAGATTATTGGGGAACCTGCTGGCAAAGTTCATTATCATATTAATAAGTTAATTGGTATTGGTGTCTTAGAACTTGAGAAAACTAAGTTCATTAATGGTATCCAGGCAAAATACTATGGTCTAAAATATAGAAACATATTAGTCGATCCAGAGTTACGTAAGGGAAAATACTTTCGAGAAATTCGGGGAATGTCAAGAGCAACAAATTTTCGCGTTCATGTAGAATATTTCTCAGAGGATATTGCCAAAGCACATGAATTTACCTTTGCGAAAGAAGAATATGATCCGGGCTATGTATTATCCAACTATAAAAAACTATATATGACAAAGGATGAACGTGCTGATTTCCTCCACGACTTACACAATTTATTAGATCGGTACTCGAATGATCGAGAAGGTATGGATGTGTATACAACACTATTCTCTCTTGCTCGAATTGAATGATGTGTGAGTGTATTTACGATTGATCTTGTCTGATGACTGGTGTACGATAACAACTACTAACAAGAAGCTAGCAATAGGCTACCTTCTTGTTTTGTTTTATTTTGATAATAACCATCATAATTACGTAATGCCTAATTGAATAAGAAAATATCTTATAACTAGCGACTGACACTAATTACAATAATGATAACTAGTGTGAGTACTAGTTATCTTTTATTACAATAAAAAGGAGGAATATATGAAACGTTTAAGTTTATCGGTCGTATTCATCATAATGATTTTTCTATCTGGTTGTGAAACACTAGACAATATTGAAGTCAGTGATACATACACCATACAGTTTGATTCAAAGGGAGGTAGTTTTGTTGCGGCGATTGATGTATCGCTTGGCGATGACATCACATTTCCTAAGAACCCCACAAAAGAAGGGTTCACCTTTGAGGGATGGTATGTGGATGATGTGACATTTACGAATCCACTTACCGCGGATTTCACCGTGTTAGACGATTTAATCGTCTACGCGAAATGGGAAGAAACCGAATCATCCCTAGAACTACAGCTACAACACATCTATGAATTAGCTACGGATAACGGAATATTTGAGGGCACGTATGAAGAGTGGTTGGAAACCGTAAGAGGACCTCAGGGTGTACCGGGAGAAGATGGTGATAATGTTGTCATTGCTGTCAATGATGATCAGATACAATGGAAATACGATGAGGATTCTGCATGGGTTAATTTGATTTCCATTAGCGACCTTCAAGGGAACTCTGGTGTAGATGGGATTGGAATCCAAGCAACTACATTAGATGCTAGTGGTAATCTAATTATTACCTATACCGATGATTCAGAGGACAATCTCGGACCAATCGTCAGTGTCTTTCGCGTAAACTTCTATGATTTCAATAAACACATTTTAGATACCGCCTTGGTGGAATATGGTGGTAGTGCAACGACCATTGTCACACCGGTTCGAACGGGGTACACATTTACTGGTTGGTCACGTAATGATTACTCCAATGTGACGGCGGATATGAATGTGTTTGCCGAGTATGATGTGAACATCTATACCGTCACATTCAATTCTACAGGGGGATCAGAGGAAGCCCCGGTAACCGACATTGAATACGGTACGACATTGGCACTGCCAACCCCAACAAAAGAAGGGTATACCTTTACCGGTTGGTATCGCGGGTACTCGATCAATGCAACCCAGGTGTACAATAATGATCCTGTAAATGGAAACTGGACACTCTATGCACGTTGGGATGAAATACCACAGACTGTTGAACCACAAAATCAAGACCAAACCACACTTAAGATTATCTTAGATAGTGAAGAAGCGTTTTATGCGGCGTATTTTATCGAAGAAATGGATGGACATCCCTATGAGAGTCTCGATGTCGCTTACAAAATACTTTCTGTTGAAAACAGTGTAATTCAACAACTCAGCTCTTGGACATCATCTCAGGCATCTCAGATTGAAGTCTCATCAGAAGAAGTAACGGAGCAAACCATTACAACGGGGCTCGAAATTAGTATCAATACAACAATTGAAGCAAGTGCTCTTTTTGTAACAACTTCAGTTGAAATGGGTATTACAGCTAGTATTGAGTACTCGGTATCCAAAGCGAGAAGTACTGGCCAATCTGTCTCTTTCTCCTTGGATGATTATGAAGAAGGATTGGACTATGCGGTGTTCTTAACAGGTGATTATGATGTCTATCAAGTCTTCTCATACAACTATGAGACCAAACAAGTTACCGAGGCCATATTTGTCCGAATTACAAGCAGCCCAGTAATGACGGTATTATCCTCACCAAATGGAAGAATTGATACCAATATCAATATCGAAGATCATAAAATTGAGTTTGATAGAGGCATGTTCTTTGAACAAGGTGATGGTAGTTCCGAGGCTCCTTATCAAATATCTAGTGAGGCTGGAATATTTGCGATGATGCTCAATTCATCTGGTCATTACGAGTTGGTTAATGATATTCAATTAAATCGATATCAAGGAGCGAAAGGCGTATTCTCTGGAGTACTACATGGAAACGGCCATACCATTAGCGGATTAAACATCACAATTCCAGAAGGACGAAAAGATGTGGATGAGTTCTATGGTTTCTTTGGAAAACTCTCAGGAACTGTTGAAAATATCATATTTAGCGACTGTCATATTACACATACATATAGTTATGGTGCTCATGATGGAGATGGCTATATCTATGCTGGAATTGTGGCTGGATATGCGGATGCCCTGGCTTCATTTACAAACATTACGGTTATCGATTCATCGGTTAAAGCTTCTCGATATAAAAGTCACTTGGGTGGTATTGCTGGGCATGCAAATGGCACTGTTTCACTACTAGACATTCCATATTTTGCACCAACTCAAATTCCATTTACCAATGTTCAGGTCATCAATACGGACATTATTGGTTGCGGGATTGAAGGAGGAATCCTTGGATATGGTAATTATGTTACGATTGACAGTAGTTCTTTTAAAGGCCAAGAAGTAGATGGGGTACAACACTACGCAAAACTCAGTCATTATAGTACCGGAATCAAAGGATATGCAGGATGTATTGCCGGATTCTTAATTGATTCTACCGTTCAAAACAACCATGTTGAATACACAAATATTATCTACCTGAATTTTCACGATCAAGTATCCTCGGTGAAACATTTTGTTGGAAATATGGATTTATCATCATCAACAAATACATATGATCCAGAGACCGTTACGAACCCTATTACACCAGACACAACCCCATAAACATATATTGAAAATGCGATGTTCGATAGTATATCAAAAATGATGAATTAATTGCTACAAACCATACATTGCTTTAAATGAAACAGGCTATAAAGTTTTGAAATCATACAGATTTCAGTTCTTTATAGCCTTTTGGATTCAATACAGTATCTGTTTATTTCCAATTAATCACGAACATTCCGGATGATTTTGTGGGAGACTTCAAAGATGTCTTCTACTTCCTAGTAAAAGACATAGTCCTCATAATCAATGATTTACGTACCCACCGTATCAACATCTACTGGGATTATTGGTGATTATCATTTCAAAAGATTCATCATTAAATACTATGACTGTATCATGTCTGGTTTTGAATAGATGAAGAAGAAGGAAGAGTAGTTTTTTAAAACCACTATAATGTGTCAATCTTGTGAACGAACACGGTAATTTCTAAAAAAGAGTAAACGTACATAAGACCGGTTCAAAAAAAACCGGTCTTATGAATCCCTTATAGCTCCTTAACCCACATATGATTTCAGTTTCTCTTGAAACTCAATCAACAATTCGTAACTAATATGATGCTCCTTTTTATTTGCGATAAATCGACTTTGTTCAATGTCATCTATATGTTCTTGATACCAATGGACTAATCGATCAATAATGACTTGTATCATTTCAAGATCATTCGGAAGTTGTAGTTGTCGTAGTTGTTTTGTATAACTGCGAATGAAGTGTTCAATCGCATACTCGTTTATGGTTTCAATAATACCTTCAATTTCGAGTCGGTACTGATTCTTAAATGTCATGTTTTCCCCCTATTATAGATAATTACACTGTCAAAAGGTAGTGTTCATCTACGTTTTGATTTCGTTGTTACTGTGAATAAAAACTAGAAAAAGTTTTTAACACTAGATATTTGAGAAAGAAATGATAATAAGATTGTTTTATAATTATGTTTGTAAATATGATATAATTTTATTAGTAGTACTATTGATTTATTTAAGGGGATAACCATTTTATATCCTATCTTTGCATCGACGAGTTACAAGTTAAATAGACGTCTTGTAGGTTAGTTTATGGAGGTATCATATGAAGTGTATTAAGTGTGGAACGGAAAATATTGAATCAAATAAGTTCTGTTCAAACTGTGGGTCAAAGCTGGGAAAAATGGAATGTGCAAGTTGTCATAATTCACTAACGGTGGATGTTAAGTTTTGTGGTAATTGTGGCTCTGAGAATCCGTTTTATACACTACCAAAAATTGAAGACATGACCCCTCCAAGAGAAGCGAAAAAAGTAAGGGATCGTAATTTTTTAAGAACTATGAAGAAACACAAGCAGTTAATTCTGCTAATATTGATAGCTCTTTTATCTACGGTAGCCTTTGCATCCTCTTTTGGAGGTATAAGCAAGACTAATTATGGTGAGTGGGATTTTAGTGGTTCAGATGCTGAATTTGTTGATTTTTCATTTAATCAAAATGCTATTCAATTATATCGTGGTTATTTTTCAGCTGTTTTCCTATCGAGCCAAAATGAGATGAATGATTATCAATCAGAAATTGATGATAATTATTACGAATCACTGGATGATTTTGGTGATGTAATTAGTGCAAGAGAATTCCGCAAGTTATATTCAAATCTTGACTTGTTTGGATACAGTATGAGTAATTCGCTTAGTCTTGAAAATACGTTTACTAGTTCGATTGAGTATTTCATTGTTGTTGTTCTTTTAATAATAACTCAATTGTTAACTTTAATTATTATTGGTATAGCTGTAGTGAGATATTTGAACGGAAAAGACTTGATTGTATTGAGAAAACTATTTATAGTTGGATTCATAATTGGGTTAAATTTAGCGTTTTTCTTACCAAATATTATGTCTCAGACAAATGCTGGTGGCGGCTTAGTCACATACTTAATTTTTATGTTGCTTGGGTTTGTAGTCTTACATATTGTATTATTAAGAAATCGTCAACAAATACAAATTGTTAAATCTTTCAAGTATATTTTTGACATAGTACTTATTATTGTTATTTTTCTTATTGCATCTGGGAATTTAATTCGTGTTGGATATGAAGAATCTTCGACTAAAAAAATATGGGGTTCATTTCGAATTGAAGAACTAACAAACCTAATGAATGTATATGATCCTGATTTCGTTTACTCTACTGATTCAGATTATTATAACTGGTATTCAACTTACTTAGAGGATCCAGATTTAACATCATCAGACCAGAAAGAGCTCGCCAAATTAACAGACTATAGCTATTTATTTGCTTATAGGATATTTGATTCTAACGAAGGA
This genomic window contains:
- a CDS encoding zinc ribbon domain-containing protein, whose protein sequence is MKCIKCGTENIESNKFCSNCGSKLGKMECASCHNSLTVDVKFCGNCGSENPFYTLPKIEDMTPPREAKKVRDRNFLRTMKKHKQLILLILIALLSTVAFASSFGGISKTNYGEWDFSGSDAEFVDFSFNQNAIQLYRGYFSAVFLSSQNEMNDYQSEIDDNYYESLDDFGDVISAREFRKLYSNLDLFGYSMSNSLSLENTFTSSIEYFIVVVLLIITQLLTLIIIGIAVVRYLNGKDLIVLRKLFIVGFIIGLNLAFFLPNIMSQTNAGGGLVTYLIFMLLGFVVLHIVLLRNRQQIQIVKSFKYIFDIVLIIVIFLIASGNLIRVGYEESSTKKIWGSFRIEELTNLMNVYDPDFVYSTDSDYYNWYSTYLEDPDLTSSDQKELAKLTDYSYLFAYRIFDSNEGQDIFIGIAISIGILVMLVTSSLFYTVVVATTNKTSIVSIGLRITLVILFITLLVLSIIASSMINTTFDRVDEPFIARMSIGLIFGIILSIISLILSAITPGSRKHLEV
- a CDS encoding ArsR/SmtB family transcription factor, whose translation is MKDRIYLKTEKELKTVYDPYRMKIIETYFKEKTPRTATQIAEIIGEPAGKVHYHINKLIGIGVLELEKTKFINGIQAKYYGLKYRNILVDPELRKGKYFREIRGMSRATNFRVHVEYFSEDIAKAHEFTFAKEEYDPGYVLSNYKKLYMTKDERADFLHDLHNLLDRYSNDREGMDVYTTLFSLARIE
- a CDS encoding InlB B-repeat-containing protein; translation: MKRLSLSVVFIIMIFLSGCETLDNIEVSDTYTIQFDSKGGSFVAAIDVSLGDDITFPKNPTKEGFTFEGWYVDDVTFTNPLTADFTVLDDLIVYAKWEETESSLELQLQHIYELATDNGIFEGTYEEWLETVRGPQGVPGEDGDNVVIAVNDDQIQWKYDEDSAWVNLISISDLQGNSGVDGIGIQATTLDASGNLIITYTDDSEDNLGPIVSVFRVNFYDFNKHILDTALVEYGGSATTIVTPVRTGYTFTGWSRNDYSNVTADMNVFAEYDVNIYTVTFNSTGGSEEAPVTDIEYGTTLALPTPTKEGYTFTGWYRGYSINATQVYNNDPVNGNWTLYARWDEIPQTVEPQNQDQTTLKIILDSEEAFYAAYFIEEMDGHPYESLDVAYKILSVENSVIQQLSSWTSSQASQIEVSSEEVTEQTITTGLEISINTTIEASALFVTTSVEMGITASIEYSVSKARSTGQSVSFSLDDYEEGLDYAVFLTGDYDVYQVFSYNYETKQVTEAIFVRITSSPVMTVLSSPNGRIDTNINIEDHKIEFDRGMFFEQGDGSSEAPYQISSEAGIFAMMLNSSGHYELVNDIQLNRYQGAKGVFSGVLHGNGHTISGLNITIPEGRKDVDEFYGFFGKLSGTVENIIFSDCHITHTYSYGAHDGDGYIYAGIVAGYADALASFTNITVIDSSVKASRYKSHLGGIAGHANGTVSLLDIPYFAPTQIPFTNVQVINTDIIGCGIEGGILGYGNYVTIDSSSFKGQEVDGVQHYAKLSHYSTGIKGYAGCIAGFLIDSTVQNNHVEYTNIIYLNFHDQVSSVKHFVGNMDLSSSTNTYDPETVTNPITPDTTP